The Osmia bicornis bicornis chromosome 12, iOsmBic2.1, whole genome shotgun sequence genome includes a region encoding these proteins:
- the LOC114880623 gene encoding tyramine beta-hydroxylase isoform X2 yields MSEMVIAEVHYKGSDNTWFAIGFSSYGELKPADYCVLWVDWHRQIQLQDAWADEEGKLYLDSQQDCEDFAWRRRGNITKFTFSRKFDTCDENDYIMERGTTHLVWLKGMGPLSSLAGLQVSDAEASGMSRTELIRVHNKKPTFPSNAWHFEILADHVKVPNKETTYWCRVQKLPAVLAQKHHILQFGPVIQSGNEHLVHHMEVFHCAGPVNLEIPLYNGPCDGSDRPEKTQICKKVLAAWAMGADAFVYPEEAGLSIGGHDFNFYVMLEVHYNNPELQDGHTDSSGIRFILTNSLRKYDAGVIELGLEYTDKMAIPPQQEAFTLSGHCIQECTGVGLPQQGIHIFGSQLHTHLTGVKVITRHIRDGEELPPLNYDNHYSTHFQEIRLLPKPVTILPGDSLITTCTYNTMDRKNITLGGFAISDEMCVNYIHYYPNARLEVCKSAISDDALRTYFRYMKEWESQPTSVDEGISSNYKSIEWTKVRVQALHDLYEAAPLGMQCNGSDGSRLPGLWDNIAATPIKLPMAPPARNCPNSFSKQEINSM; encoded by the exons ATGAGCGAAATGGTAATCGCTGAAGTCCATTACAAAGGCTCTGACAATACCTGGTTTGCCATTGGTTTCTCAAGTTATGGAGAATTAAAACCGGCCGATTATTGTGTCCTGTGGGTCGATTGGCATCGTCAAATTCAGTTACAG GATGCGTGGGCAGATGAAGAAGGAAAATTGTACTTAGACTCCCAACAGGATTGCGAGGACTTTGCAtggagaagaagaggaaataTAACAAAGTTCACCTTTTCTAGAAAATTTGATACTTGTGATGAAAATGACTACATCATGGAG AGAGGTACCACACATCTGGTGTGGCTGAAAGGTATGGGGCCATTATCTTCTTTAGCTGGATTGCAAGTATCAGATGCAGAAGCTTCTGGTATGTCCAGAACCGAATTGATCCGAGTACACAATAAGAAGCCAACATTTCCATCAAATGCATGGCATTTTGAAATACTAGCTGATCATGTAAAAGTACCAAATAAAGAGACAACTTATTGGTGCCGTGTTCAGAAATTGCCAGCTGTTTTGGCTCAAAA GCATCATATTCTTCAGTTTGGACCAGTTATTCAATCAGGCAATGAACATCTAGTTCATCATATGGAAGTGTTCCACTGTGCTGGACCTGTAAATCTTGAAATCCCTTTGTACAATGGTCCCTGTGATGGCAGTGACAGACCAGAGAAAACTCAA ATATGTAAGAAAGTTCTAGCAGCATGGGCAATGGGAGCAGACGCTTTCGTTTACCCAGAGGAAGCTGGTCTCTCAATTGGTGGTCatgattttaatttctacGTTATGCTGGAGGTCCATTACAACAATCCAGAGCTTCAGGATGGGCATACAGATTCATCAGGCATCCGTTTTATCCTTACAAACAGTCTAAGAAAATACGACGCTGGTGTGATTGAACTGGGATTAGAGTATACAGATAAAATGGCAATTCCACCGCAACAA GAAGCTTTTACTTTATCAGGGCATTGTATACAGGAGTGTACAGGTGTTGGTCTTCCTCAACAGGGTATCCATATCTTTGGTTCTCAGCTCCACACACACTTAACAGGAGTAAAAGTTATAACTCGTCACATCAGGGATGGAGAAGAGTTGCCTCCTTTGAATTACGATAATCATTATTCCACACATTTTCAGGAAATTCGACTATTACCTAAACCTGTCACTATCCTTCCT GGTGATTCGTTGATAACAACTTGTACATACAATACAATGGATAGAAAGAATATTACCCTTGGTGGATTTGCCATATCTGATGAAATGTGTGTAAATTATATACATTACTATCCGAATGCCCGGTTGGAGGTTTGCAAAAGTGCAATAAGCGATGATGCTTTGAGAACATATTTCCGGTACATGAAGGAGTGGGAAAGTCAGCCGACCAGTGTTGATGAAGGAATTTCCTCAAATTATAAAAGCATCGAATGGACCAAAGTTCGTGTCCAAGCACTTCATGATCTCTATGAGGCTGCTCCATTag gAATGCAATGCAATGGCTCGGATGGATCACGACTTCCTGGACTATGGGACAACATAGCAGCAACACCCATTAAACTACCCATGGCTCCACCAGCTCGAAATTGTCCAAATTCTTTCTCGAAGCAAGAAATAAATTCCATGTGA
- the LOC114880623 gene encoding tyramine beta-hydroxylase isoform X1: MLFRIYLLILLELLRNGFCVSWHNHQSKEETTEESNVHTVPLGSGATFHWRVDFMSEMVIAEVHYKGSDNTWFAIGFSSYGELKPADYCVLWVDWHRQIQLQDAWADEEGKLYLDSQQDCEDFAWRRRGNITKFTFSRKFDTCDENDYIMERGTTHLVWLKGMGPLSSLAGLQVSDAEASGMSRTELIRVHNKKPTFPSNAWHFEILADHVKVPNKETTYWCRVQKLPAVLAQKHHILQFGPVIQSGNEHLVHHMEVFHCAGPVNLEIPLYNGPCDGSDRPEKTQICKKVLAAWAMGADAFVYPEEAGLSIGGHDFNFYVMLEVHYNNPELQDGHTDSSGIRFILTNSLRKYDAGVIELGLEYTDKMAIPPQQEAFTLSGHCIQECTGVGLPQQGIHIFGSQLHTHLTGVKVITRHIRDGEELPPLNYDNHYSTHFQEIRLLPKPVTILPGDSLITTCTYNTMDRKNITLGGFAISDEMCVNYIHYYPNARLEVCKSAISDDALRTYFRYMKEWESQPTSVDEGISSNYKSIEWTKVRVQALHDLYEAAPLGMQCNGSDGSRLPGLWDNIAATPIKLPMAPPARNCPNSFSKQEINSM; the protein is encoded by the exons ATGCTTTTTAGAATATACTTATTAATTTTACTTGAACTCTTAAGAAATGGATTCTGTGTATCTTGGCACAATCACCAAAGCAAAGAAGAGACAACAGAAGAAAGTAATGTTCATACTGTTCCCCTTGGTTCAGGAGCCACTTTTCATTGGAG GGTTGATTTTATGAGCGAAATGGTAATCGCTGAAGTCCATTACAAAGGCTCTGACAATACCTGGTTTGCCATTGGTTTCTCAAGTTATGGAGAATTAAAACCGGCCGATTATTGTGTCCTGTGGGTCGATTGGCATCGTCAAATTCAGTTACAG GATGCGTGGGCAGATGAAGAAGGAAAATTGTACTTAGACTCCCAACAGGATTGCGAGGACTTTGCAtggagaagaagaggaaataTAACAAAGTTCACCTTTTCTAGAAAATTTGATACTTGTGATGAAAATGACTACATCATGGAG AGAGGTACCACACATCTGGTGTGGCTGAAAGGTATGGGGCCATTATCTTCTTTAGCTGGATTGCAAGTATCAGATGCAGAAGCTTCTGGTATGTCCAGAACCGAATTGATCCGAGTACACAATAAGAAGCCAACATTTCCATCAAATGCATGGCATTTTGAAATACTAGCTGATCATGTAAAAGTACCAAATAAAGAGACAACTTATTGGTGCCGTGTTCAGAAATTGCCAGCTGTTTTGGCTCAAAA GCATCATATTCTTCAGTTTGGACCAGTTATTCAATCAGGCAATGAACATCTAGTTCATCATATGGAAGTGTTCCACTGTGCTGGACCTGTAAATCTTGAAATCCCTTTGTACAATGGTCCCTGTGATGGCAGTGACAGACCAGAGAAAACTCAA ATATGTAAGAAAGTTCTAGCAGCATGGGCAATGGGAGCAGACGCTTTCGTTTACCCAGAGGAAGCTGGTCTCTCAATTGGTGGTCatgattttaatttctacGTTATGCTGGAGGTCCATTACAACAATCCAGAGCTTCAGGATGGGCATACAGATTCATCAGGCATCCGTTTTATCCTTACAAACAGTCTAAGAAAATACGACGCTGGTGTGATTGAACTGGGATTAGAGTATACAGATAAAATGGCAATTCCACCGCAACAA GAAGCTTTTACTTTATCAGGGCATTGTATACAGGAGTGTACAGGTGTTGGTCTTCCTCAACAGGGTATCCATATCTTTGGTTCTCAGCTCCACACACACTTAACAGGAGTAAAAGTTATAACTCGTCACATCAGGGATGGAGAAGAGTTGCCTCCTTTGAATTACGATAATCATTATTCCACACATTTTCAGGAAATTCGACTATTACCTAAACCTGTCACTATCCTTCCT GGTGATTCGTTGATAACAACTTGTACATACAATACAATGGATAGAAAGAATATTACCCTTGGTGGATTTGCCATATCTGATGAAATGTGTGTAAATTATATACATTACTATCCGAATGCCCGGTTGGAGGTTTGCAAAAGTGCAATAAGCGATGATGCTTTGAGAACATATTTCCGGTACATGAAGGAGTGGGAAAGTCAGCCGACCAGTGTTGATGAAGGAATTTCCTCAAATTATAAAAGCATCGAATGGACCAAAGTTCGTGTCCAAGCACTTCATGATCTCTATGAGGCTGCTCCATTag gAATGCAATGCAATGGCTCGGATGGATCACGACTTCCTGGACTATGGGACAACATAGCAGCAACACCCATTAAACTACCCATGGCTCCACCAGCTCGAAATTGTCCAAATTCTTTCTCGAAGCAAGAAATAAATTCCATGTGA